The Vigna unguiculata cultivar IT97K-499-35 chromosome 1, ASM411807v1, whole genome shotgun sequence nucleotide sequence TGTATTAGCGACCAAACAATTAATTAGTGATCCTAATTCTGGATTTGTTACTTAGATGCTATTTTTTaatgcattattttttttttctctttgaatTTTCATGCTTGTAATTTTCGGAAGAATTTATACGTGAATATTCATGTGTCAATcaattattagatttttttttgtctcttgTGAGCATTTTCAAgctataaaagaattaaaaatcattttcaaacaaaccgtattgttaatatttatttacaaatttgtattacattatatttttatattttgaaaaaaaagtaacatccaacagaaaaaacaaattcaactccaaacaaaaaaaaatcccatGTATTGCATGAGAAATAAACTAGTATAAATTGTTTAAACATGTGttgtatgtataaatatatagcttaaaatatttttatttattttgtgtattAAATGCATAATGTATAATCTAAGTAAAACTTGAACGTGATAGGAGAACAATATTGACTATAAATATAACTGTCTTTAagcttttttcttcttctttttttgtcaaaaacaaaacattagtggaattatgtttttatagctatgaaattatatttgtatttgaattttttttattcattttgtttatttagtaTGTCAATATGCAAGttatatttcaactttttttttctaaaacaagtTAACCTATTATTGACTGATTATTATTGACTGATTAAGATAGGTTGAAATCGATCTTAGTTTATGTGTTTGATAATCGGAagaaataattaacataaacttataattaatttaatatatctatattagtaataaaatatttttttggaacctttttttttaacataattttataattaactgAATAGAGatatattagtactaaaaaaatttgagaccttttctcttaaacataatttaataattaatttaatacaaaaatattaataataattttttttttaagatcttATTGTTGGAGGCCTAAAACGAATGTTTTACTTGTTTTACCTTTAAGTTGACTCCGATAACAATAATATATGACTccaattcttataaaatattgatatttataatatatcgATATTTTAATTCGTGACACGggtttgatattttaaaatattttattaatatttattaatagagtatctaatatataaattaattcttGCAAGATTAATATGAGTGTGTGTTGTTCAAAAGTAGTTTCTCACTTTGGAACAAGATTTCatccaaaatattaataaaagtgaAGATCTTTGCAACAATTTTTCAACATAAATAAAGacgaaagaaataattaaatctaaCCAAATTTCATTAAATGTTGAGTGCAAAATTACAACATTCAACACTTCACCATCCAATCTGATGCTGTTAGGCTTTCAGTAATCACAAAAAGAAAAGCACTTTATGTTAACAAAGCTAGGAAGTTAGGGGAGGAATACTCTGTTCATTCCAGAAAAAATTTTCAGGATCAAACTCTGTCTTAATCTGTGCCAATCTTCTGAAGTTACCCTTGAAGTACTTCTTGCCCCAAACACTAGCCTCTGAGTAGCTTGTGTTGTGATGCTTGTTTTGGCCTAAATCAAGATCCTTATAGTTGAAATAGGAAGCTCTAGGAGATTTTGACACATAAGGAGTCATGTATTTGTATATCATTTTAGCCCATTCTTCATGCTTCTTGTATGCTTCCTTGCTATTCACTTCCCACTTCACCAAGTACTGTATGTTATACAAGTTTCCCTTTCTGTGGGGAAATGGGGTTTCAGATTCTGAAATTTCATTCATTCTACCACCATATGGTTCCATTAACAGCATGGCTAATGTATCTTCCTCAGAAACAATTTTCCAAGCACCTTCTAGGCCAGTTTTTGGTATTGGCTCCTTCACAAAATCAGACTTGGCCTTGAAAGAGCTTTTGAATGAGGTAGTTCTGTTGAGCAAGAGTTCTAAAGGGTCATCTTTGTTGAATCCACCAAAGAACAAAACTGATTGAATCCAACTCATCTCAGTGCAGTCTTTGCCCTGCAATCCCAATTCTGGGAAACTCTCATTCATCAGTGGAATCAACCTCTCTATTCCTCCAAGGAAGAGAGAGTTGAACACTGCTTTAAATGTTTTTGATTTGTCACCACTATTCTGAGCAACTACTCTGATGAAAAGATCCTCATGCAGTTCATGTCCTATGTATTGCCACCTGTGAATCAGATTGTTGGCTCCTTCCCCCAATGTTCTTTCAACATTGAACACTGTGACAATAGGTGGAACTCTGACCAACCTGATTTTCCATGCAAGGATGACTCCAAAACTAGTAGCACTACCTCCTCTTATGGCCCAGAAAACATCTTCTCCCATTGATTTTCTATCATGAATCTCCCCATTTGCATCAATGATGTAAGCATCAACAACATGGTCTGCTGCTAGGCCATGTTTTCTCAACATAACACCCTGTCCCCCTCCACTGATATGTCCACCTATCCCTACACTTGGACAGGTTCCTGCAGGAAAACCATGAACTTTACTAGCCTTTGAGATTTTGTAGTAAAGTTCACCCAATGATGCACCAGCCTGAACCCAAGCTGTTTCATCAGCAATGTTAACTTGAATGGAACGCATGTTGATGAGGTCAACCATCACAAATGGGTCCTTACTAAGGTACGATAGCCCTTCATAATCATGGCCACCACTTCTCACTCTGATCTGCAACCCTAGTTGTTTGCTGCATTGAATGGCTGCTTGGATTTCTGATTCATGGAAAGGTGTCAGAATGAGAAGAGGCTTCCTTGAAGAATTCAACCATCTAGGATTCTGTTCCAATGATTCCAACACTGGTGTATACAGTGAGGAGGATGTGGTGAAGATGATTTTTGCGATGGATTCAGAATTCCCATCAAGTTTTGTCATCAAGCATTCATTGAATTTCTTGTCAACCAAGGTAGAAGCTGCACATGAGATTGGCAGAAGAAGTATCAGAAACACTGCAAGATAACTCATCTGCATGTTTTCTTCTCTACCTTTGGTTGATTGTGTTGTGTTTCATGTATACATATGTACATTAATATTGTACCAGAGAAAATGGTGAagctaatatttttttgtttccattGGTCCAAATCAAcgcaaataaataaacaaactgAGGGAAGTGATATTTCCAACGCAGAGAGAGAAggtaatgtttaatttttcttagtACTTGGCATATCTTAAATCGGCAGCTACATATAAAGTATTGTGCTGAAAAACCACGTGCAGTAGtttctatttattattgattcttgctttgttgatttttttaatttccttccACCGGTAGCACGTTGAttggaaataattaattatatatgaaagGTTAATCCTTAGGCATGTTAACAATATATGTACATGCGGTATTACGAATAGTATGAAACGGATATTAAGAATGGATACCCATTATTTGTGGGTATGAATATTTTTGATACCTTGTATTAGTGGGACGAGTACGGATATTATTGTATCCATACCTGTGAATATCCGTATCTGTTCAACTTTAATtcacacaaatatttatatatatatatatatatatatatatatatatatattagtaaaaaacattctgacctaattattttttatcaggAATCAATCGAAGAAAGTGGACTTGCTGATCAAAGTgtactatttaaataatttcgAATGTGTTGAacgttattttaaatttatttttatgattatttagaTTTGTATGGACTtaagtttgtttgaactttatttaaaatttatgacagtgatgtattttattttattttatttgaatttatgattaaatatttattttaaataattttgtaaatacccgtaGGTAGCCGTAAATATCcgcgaatatgaaaaaaatagacagatATATTTATCCAGAAGGTAGGGTATGAGAGAGCTACTACGCGTACCATACTCGTTCCGTTGACATCCTTATGTATAATCTAGAAGACAAATTTAACCCTCATATGCATCTACAATGTCTAACATTGGATATACACCTTTCTATATACGTAAATATTCTCAAACTATCagaatttattttgataataagaaactcttcaaaaattaatttctcaatagctaaacattttataaaacatgaattttgaGAGTATGAAGAAATTAAGACATAAAGTTAagcttaaatatattatttaaatctacATGTACACGTAAATACATATTATAGGAATATGAATGATAGAAATCGACCtttacaaaagaaatcaaaatcaatctttgaaaattttctaattCCAATTATCTTTCTTTCTCGTCTAAGACAATTAGGGGCTTTTATAATGGATAGCACCGAGAGTTTTCAAGTAATTATTTAAGATTATTTGATCGAATAAAAGCTAAAAGAATttaacaacttaaaaaaaaatacaattatttatatgAGGTGGATATGAAATTAatgaataactaaataataataataattttatggtTTATGGTTGTTTTCTACTAACATATATTTGTCATgattacttcttttctttttccatttttaccAATGTCTAAAGTAGGAGAAAGGTATATTTTCTTGAATACAAGTTGGTCATCATAAAAAAGGAGAAATTGTTAAAATGGGAGATTGTGGAACTCCAAGTTTTAGTTTTTTACAATGGCCAAACATTGATTAAATCTACATAAATAAATTGAGTCTAGAAAATGCTATAAACCAAgcaaaaatattcttaaaatcaaattaagcaCAACATAATCAACGTCAATTTTAACGCGaaaataattcatttcaaaatatatacctACCATTGATTTATATTAATCGATTAGCTTactaatttaatcaattaaaacagAACACATTTACAAGTTTTCAATGCCAAAGGACATTAATTGATTAGGTTATTTTCATAATCGATTAATATCATCAATAAacatatttatctttaaaaaccAGCTTCCTTTAGGTTTTTGAGATTTTTGAAGTTCATCGAGAATCAATCAAAATGAATTTGATTTTAGAGCTTCTTGCTTGTTAATATGACTGTTTGTAATATCTATACTCCAGATTTTCATTTACCTTTTGAATTCTTcagatttttatattgttttcacTGTTTTGGTAATAATCTTGATGCAATTATATGAAGCATTGCATTTAAAGTGTATTTCTTGACAAGTGTATCAAGTTCTTTATGTCTTAAGATTTAGGATTATTAAAGTATCCTTATAATTCTGTAAACTCTTTTGATATAGTATAAATTTTGTAAGCTCATATTGcttaaaagaaaattggatGTAAATTCTAATTGAATTAAACCGGTATAAATGGGTGTGTTTTGTTCTCTCTTCAATCTTGCTTTTCATTGGTGTGTTTTGTTCTCTCTTCAACCTTGCTTTTCTTTGATAGtttgaaaaagttcaaataaaaagCATCTCAATGTAACTTGGAAAttgtacaaaaatatttttaatttttgaaaaaccaattcacccaaCCCCTCCCCCCTCCCCACTCTTggtttgtaaacattttttttagatatttatctaatcaatattattatcaatGATAAGGTAGttaatttatgtaataattACCATAAAAATGATATCAAGACAAGATTATTTCCAATCAATTAACCATGTATTAAAACTAACtacaggaagaagaagaagaagaaacttaCAATAACAATTGTTTAGTAAAGCACAAATTACAAGGGGCTGTGCACAAAATCATAATAGAACAAAGAGAGGAAAATACAAGCCTCTCCCCCTACCCAGAGAAAGAAGGGTCAGTTTTATATTATAACAACGGAATTTTACATTCAAAGATCAGCCAAAAAAAGAACTTTTGAGATTGCACAAAATGAACCTAATTTTGCAGACCTAAGTGGGTACAACCATCCCAGAATTGGGTGATAACTGTAACAGAAAAAGCCAAAagaagaaaactaaaaatatgatctgtaagaaaagataaaatgtaaGCTTACATACTCTTTTCTGCAGCACAAAAGACTCCTGAACAACTACACTATCACCACAATATTTTTCCAACTCTTCTGCTTTGTTTTTCAGAACTGAAGCCTTACCCTCTGCATCTACAAGTTTGTCAAGAACCTGCGCTTGAGTTTCAGACAGTTTCTCTTGTTCTTCCAATAATGTCTGTTGGATACTTGCTCCATCCTTCAGTTTCTGCGTTGCCTTTGAGATGGCTAGGTATTCAATCTCAGCTTCAATCTTCAGCCGGAAAAGGCCCTCGATCTCTTCACCAGAAATCTTTACACTACTCAAGGATGTTTCAAGTTCAGCAATCCTGGAGTCTTTCAGAGCAAGCACACCCTGTAATTCCTCCAACTTGCcttccaaa carries:
- the LOC114196257 gene encoding berberine bridge enzyme-like 22, whose amino-acid sequence is MQMSYLAVFLILLLPISCAASTLVDKKFNECLMTKLDGNSESIAKIIFTTSSSLYTPVLESLEQNPRWLNSSRKPLLILTPFHESEIQAAIQCSKQLGLQIRVRSGGHDYEGLSYLSKDPFVMVDLINMRSIQVNIADETAWVQAGASLGELYYKISKASKVHGFPAGTCPSVGIGGHISGGGQGVMLRKHGLAADHVVDAYIIDANGEIHDRKSMGEDVFWAIRGGSATSFGVILAWKIRLVRVPPIVTVFNVERTLGEGANNLIHRWQYIGHELHEDLFIRVVAQNSGDKSKTFKAVFNSLFLGGIERLIPLMNESFPELGLQGKDCTEMSWIQSVLFFGGFNKDDPLELLLNRTTSFKSSFKAKSDFVKEPIPKTGLEGAWKIVSEEDTLAMLLMEPYGGRMNEISESETPFPHRKGNLYNIQYLVKWEVNSKEAYKKHEEWAKMIYKYMTPYVSKSPRASYFNYKDLDLGQNKHHNTSYSEASVWGKKYFKGNFRRLAQIKTEFDPENFFWNEQSIPPLTS